A window of the Streptomyces sp. Ag109_O5-10 genome harbors these coding sequences:
- a CDS encoding NADH-ubiquinone oxidoreductase-F iron-sulfur binding region domain-containing protein, whose protein sequence is MDLHFGDSKPTDDERAAVDALLGPPESSWEGADRSDADLRWARGGREARDRRDLLLPGLHAINDRVGWISEGALGYLCRRLTVPPAEAYGVATFYAMFSVRPRPATVLHVCTDLACTAAGASALCAGVEAGLGPGVHVERSPCLGLCERAPAALAIRAGSPVRTAVAAPATVEAAVLAATAPDSAQEEPPAGAAVPQAGQEGLTLLQRVGVVDPASLDDYRANGGYTALRHAFALGPAGVIREVTDSGLVGRGGAAFPTGRKWQATASQPDHPHYLVCNADESEPGTFKDRVLMEGDPYSLVEAMTIAGYAIGARRGFVYLRGEYPRATRRLRHAIDQARARGFLGEDVLGQGFAFDIEIRRGAGAYICGEETALFNSIEGYRGEPRSKPPFPVEKGLFGKPTVENNVETLVNVLPILTMGAPAYAAIGTARSTGPKLFCVSGSVARPGIFELPFGATLGELLHLAGVRDGLRAVLLGGAAGGFVRPDELGIPLTFEGTREAGTTLGSGVVMAFDDTVPLPRLLLRIAQFFRDESCGQCVPCRVGTVRQEEALHRIVERTGAGAAGDVALLREVGRAMRDASICGLGQTAWNAVESAIDRLGAYE, encoded by the coding sequence GTGGACCTGCACTTCGGCGACAGCAAACCGACGGACGACGAACGCGCCGCCGTCGACGCCCTGCTGGGCCCTCCGGAGTCCTCCTGGGAGGGCGCCGACCGCTCCGACGCGGACCTGCGCTGGGCGCGCGGCGGCCGGGAGGCCCGGGACCGCCGCGACCTGCTGCTGCCGGGGCTGCACGCGATCAACGACCGGGTCGGCTGGATCAGCGAGGGCGCCCTCGGCTACCTCTGCCGCCGCCTGACCGTCCCCCCGGCCGAGGCGTACGGAGTCGCCACCTTCTACGCGATGTTCTCCGTCAGGCCCCGCCCGGCGACCGTCCTGCACGTCTGCACGGACCTGGCGTGCACGGCGGCCGGGGCGTCCGCACTGTGCGCCGGGGTGGAGGCGGGCCTCGGCCCCGGCGTGCACGTCGAGCGCAGCCCCTGTCTGGGCCTGTGCGAGCGGGCCCCGGCGGCCCTGGCGATCCGGGCCGGGAGCCCGGTGCGTACGGCGGTGGCGGCCCCGGCGACGGTCGAGGCGGCCGTGCTCGCGGCCACCGCGCCCGACTCGGCACAGGAGGAGCCGCCGGCCGGGGCGGCCGTACCCCAGGCGGGACAGGAGGGCCTGACCCTGCTGCAGCGGGTGGGCGTGGTCGACCCCGCCTCGCTCGACGACTACCGGGCGAACGGCGGCTACACCGCCCTGCGGCACGCCTTCGCGCTCGGCCCCGCCGGGGTCATCCGCGAGGTCACCGACTCGGGGCTGGTCGGGCGCGGCGGCGCCGCCTTCCCCACCGGCCGCAAGTGGCAGGCCACCGCTTCCCAGCCCGACCACCCGCACTACCTGGTCTGCAACGCCGACGAATCGGAGCCGGGCACCTTCAAGGACCGCGTGCTCATGGAGGGCGATCCGTACTCCCTGGTGGAGGCGATGACGATCGCGGGGTACGCGATCGGCGCCCGCCGGGGCTTCGTCTACCTCCGCGGCGAGTACCCGCGGGCGACCCGGCGTCTCCGGCACGCGATCGACCAGGCCCGCGCCCGGGGCTTCCTCGGCGAGGACGTGCTCGGGCAGGGCTTCGCCTTCGACATCGAGATCCGGCGCGGCGCCGGGGCGTACATCTGCGGCGAGGAGACGGCCCTGTTCAACTCCATCGAGGGGTACCGGGGCGAGCCGCGCTCGAAGCCGCCGTTCCCGGTGGAGAAAGGGCTGTTCGGGAAGCCGACGGTCGAGAACAACGTGGAGACGCTGGTCAACGTCCTGCCGATCCTGACCATGGGCGCCCCGGCGTACGCGGCGATCGGCACCGCCAGGTCCACCGGCCCGAAGCTCTTCTGCGTGTCCGGGAGCGTGGCCCGCCCCGGCATCTTCGAACTCCCCTTCGGCGCCACGCTCGGCGAACTCCTCCACCTGGCCGGAGTGCGCGACGGCCTGCGGGCGGTCCTGCTCGGTGGCGCCGCGGGCGGCTTCGTACGGCCGGACGAACTCGGCATCCCGCTCACCTTCGAAGGGACCCGGGAGGCCGGCACCACGCTCGGCTCCGGTGTGGTCATGGCCTTCGACGACACCGTGCCGCTGCCGCGGCTCCTGCTCCGGATCGCCCAGTTCTTCCGGGACGAGTCCTGCGGGCAGTGCGTGCCCTGCCGGGTCGGCACGGTCCGGCAGGAGGAGGCGCTGCACCGGATCGTCGAGCGCACCGGCGCCGGCGCGGCCGGGGACGTCGCGCTGCTGCGCGAGGTCGGCCGGGCGATGCGGGACGCCTCGATCTGCGGTCTCGGGCAGACCGCGTGGAACGCCGTGGAATCCGCCATCGACCGTCTGGGGGCGTACGAATGA